The proteins below come from a single Ruegeria sp. THAF33 genomic window:
- a CDS encoding EamA family transporter codes for MSDWLISLEGTEAGHQLALALALMAAFLHAVFGALQKGRHDPWLSRGAIDACYCLMAAPFAFFVVPWPEPHMWPIFALVWLIHIAYKTLQAMAYTKGSYTVVYPVVRGTGPLFTVIGAYLLFGETFLAVQWLGVATLLAGIFGLAAYNFRFLETNRDTLGIALTLAIITGLFVALYTTYDAYGIRATADPFTFLAWFFMIDGAAMPIYAFLRWRAMAHRPAPGPLMLRGLAGGIIAPLSFGAIMLATRLDKVGEAAVLRETSTVFAALIGWLVLKETVGPRRIALMALIALGAVIVEMGG; via the coding sequence TTGAGCGACTGGCTGATCTCTCTCGAAGGCACCGAAGCCGGACACCAGCTGGCATTGGCGCTGGCTTTGATGGCGGCGTTCCTGCACGCCGTCTTCGGGGCATTGCAAAAAGGCAGGCATGACCCGTGGCTGTCCCGCGGCGCGATCGACGCCTGCTATTGCCTCATGGCCGCCCCCTTCGCCTTTTTCGTGGTGCCCTGGCCCGAACCTCATATGTGGCCGATCTTCGCGCTCGTCTGGCTGATCCACATCGCCTACAAGACCCTGCAAGCCATGGCATACACCAAAGGCTCTTACACCGTCGTCTATCCGGTGGTGCGCGGGACGGGTCCGCTGTTCACCGTCATCGGTGCCTATCTTCTGTTCGGCGAAACATTCTTGGCCGTTCAATGGCTGGGCGTGGCCACCTTGCTGGCGGGGATATTTGGGTTGGCTGCCTACAACTTCAGGTTCCTGGAAACCAACAGGGATACGCTGGGCATCGCGCTGACACTGGCGATCATCACTGGCCTGTTTGTGGCCCTGTACACCACCTATGACGCCTATGGCATTCGCGCCACCGCCGATCCGTTCACCTTTCTGGCCTGGTTCTTCATGATCGACGGCGCGGCCATGCCGATCTACGCATTTCTCAGGTGGCGCGCGATGGCGCACAGACCTGCGCCTGGCCCGCTGATGTTGCGCGGCCTCGCTGGCGGTATCATCGCCCCTTTGTCCTTCGGGGCGATCATGCTGGCCACCCGGCTGGACAAAGTCGGTGAAGCAGCCGTTCTGCGCGAAACCTCAACAGTCTTCGCTGCGCTGATCGGCTGGCTTGTGCTAAAGGAAACGGTTGGCCCAAGACGCATTGCCCTGATGGCATTGATTGCACTTGGCGCCGTAATAGTTGAAATGGGCGGATAA
- the ftsY gene encoding signal recognition particle-docking protein FtsY, with protein sequence MAFFSKLKDKLFKSSSRLEEGLEAIVEDGGEETAAPDPVIPQPQPDPQPVPEVPEPAPAPQPVEPPPPIPADPTPVAPPPEIPESKGILNRLFNRGAITEMRRTLDDDMLEQLEELLIASDMGVDTALRVTSNMAEGRFGRKLSTTEIKQLLAQEIARVMEPVAKPLPIYPKRPQVVLVVGVNGSGKTTTIGKLASQFKEAGKKVVIAAGDTFRAAAVEQLQVWGDRAGVPVLTAPEGSDPASLAFDALTRAQAEGADLLMIDTAGRLQNRTDLMEELAKIVRVIRKVDDTAPHNTLLVLDATTGQNALSQVETFRNLADVSGLVMTKLDGTAKGGVLVALADKFGLPIHAIGVGEQIDDLAPFDPEEFAAALTGLDKG encoded by the coding sequence ATGGCGTTTTTCTCAAAGCTAAAGGACAAGCTGTTCAAATCTTCATCTCGTCTTGAAGAAGGGCTGGAAGCCATCGTCGAGGATGGCGGCGAGGAAACGGCGGCTCCGGACCCGGTGATCCCCCAGCCGCAGCCCGATCCGCAACCCGTTCCAGAAGTGCCAGAGCCTGCCCCGGCACCGCAACCGGTTGAACCGCCGCCACCGATCCCGGCTGACCCCACGCCTGTCGCTCCGCCGCCGGAAATACCGGAATCCAAGGGTATCCTGAACCGCCTGTTCAATCGAGGCGCCATCACGGAAATGCGCCGCACCCTGGACGATGACATGCTGGAGCAGCTCGAAGAGCTGCTGATCGCCTCGGACATGGGCGTCGACACGGCCTTGCGTGTCACGTCGAACATGGCTGAGGGCCGCTTTGGCCGCAAACTGTCGACCACAGAGATCAAGCAACTTCTGGCACAAGAAATCGCCCGCGTGATGGAGCCTGTGGCCAAGCCTCTGCCGATCTATCCCAAACGGCCACAAGTGGTGCTGGTCGTCGGCGTCAACGGCTCGGGCAAAACCACGACAATTGGAAAACTGGCCAGCCAGTTCAAAGAGGCCGGCAAAAAGGTCGTCATCGCCGCCGGCGATACTTTCCGTGCTGCGGCCGTGGAACAGTTGCAGGTCTGGGGTGATCGCGCCGGAGTTCCGGTGCTGACCGCCCCCGAAGGCTCGGACCCCGCCAGCCTCGCCTTTGACGCGCTGACCCGTGCACAGGCAGAGGGCGCCGATCTGCTGATGATTGATACGGCGGGCCGCCTGCAAAACCGCACCGACCTGATGGAGGAACTGGCCAAAATCGTCCGCGTCATCCGCAAGGTTGATGACACTGCTCCACACAACACCTTGCTCGTACTCGACGCCACCACCGGACAGAACGCGCTGAGCCAGGTGGAAACGTTCCGCAATCTGGCGGACGTTTCCGGTTTGGTCATGACCAAGCTGGATGGCACGGCCAAGGGCGGTGTTCTTGTTGCCCTGGCAGACAAATTCGGGTTGCCCATCCACGCGATCGGCGTCGGCGAACAGATCGACGACCTTGCCCCTTTCGACCCCGAAGAATTCGCCGCCGCCCTCACCGGTCTCGACAAAGGCTGA
- the hflK gene encoding FtsH protease activity modulator HflK: MAGNSGGPWGGGGSSGGGGNRGNNGDGRRPPEGEGPQIPEIDELMKKGQEQLRVLMGGRGGGGRGGSGGQGGGGPAFTKGTVAIGLVAAAVLWGLASFYTVKPEEQSVELFLGEFSAVGNPGLNFAPWPFVTAEVIPVTREQTEDMGGARGSDDGLMLTGDENVVDIDYQVVWNINDPAKFLFNLRDPRQTIRAVSESAMREIIAQSELAPILNRDRGIIAERLQELIQTTMDSYDSGVNIIRVNFDKADPPQDVIAAFRDVQAAAQERDRLQNVADAYANRVLAEARGEAAQVLEEAEAYRAQQINSAMGEASRFSAVLEEYSKAPDVTRKRLYLERMEQVLGDVDKIILDENSTGSGQGVVPYLPLNELRRNSGQESN; this comes from the coding sequence ATGGCGGGCAACAGCGGTGGCCCCTGGGGGGGCGGAGGCTCTTCAGGAGGTGGAGGAAATCGGGGTAACAACGGGGACGGGCGACGCCCACCCGAAGGCGAAGGCCCGCAGATTCCCGAGATCGACGAGCTGATGAAAAAAGGCCAGGAGCAGCTGCGCGTGCTGATGGGCGGTCGCGGCGGCGGTGGCCGTGGTGGCAGCGGTGGTCAGGGCGGTGGAGGCCCGGCCTTTACCAAAGGTACAGTTGCGATTGGTCTGGTGGCGGCTGCCGTTTTGTGGGGGCTGGCCAGCTTTTATACTGTAAAACCGGAAGAACAGTCAGTTGAGCTGTTTCTGGGTGAGTTTTCTGCGGTTGGCAATCCGGGTCTGAACTTCGCGCCATGGCCGTTTGTCACTGCCGAGGTGATTCCGGTCACCCGCGAACAGACCGAAGATATGGGCGGAGCCCGGGGCAGCGACGATGGCCTCATGCTGACCGGCGACGAAAACGTGGTCGATATCGACTATCAGGTCGTCTGGAATATCAACGACCCGGCCAAGTTCCTGTTCAATTTGCGTGATCCGCGTCAGACGATCCGCGCCGTGTCGGAATCGGCGATGCGCGAGATTATCGCGCAGAGCGAGCTGGCACCAATCCTGAACCGGGATCGCGGCATCATTGCCGAGCGCCTGCAGGAACTGATCCAGACGACGATGGACAGCTACGATTCGGGTGTGAACATCATCCGAGTGAACTTCGACAAGGCCGACCCGCCGCAGGACGTGATCGCCGCCTTCCGCGATGTTCAGGCCGCCGCGCAGGAGCGTGACCGCTTGCAGAACGTGGCGGACGCCTACGCCAACCGGGTTTTGGCTGAGGCGCGCGGTGAAGCTGCCCAGGTTCTGGAAGAAGCCGAAGCCTACCGCGCACAACAGATCAACAGCGCCATGGGTGAGGCCAGCCGTTTCAGCGCGGTTCTGGAAGAATATTCCAAAGCGCCTGATGTGACCCGCAAACGTCTGTACCTGGAGCGGATGGAGCAGGTTCTGGGTGACGTGGACAAGATCATTCTGGACGAAAACTCGACCGGATCGGGGCAGGGCGTCGTACCTTACCTGCCGCTGAACGAACTGCGCCGCAATTCCGGACAGGAGAGCAACTGA
- the xseA gene encoding exodeoxyribonuclease VII large subunit, giving the protein MSDLLDDPIPGQNTPEYTVSEISGEVKRTLEGSFGRIRVRGEVGRVFKARSGHLYYDIKDDRNVLACTTWKGQISGLSVVPEEGLEVVVTGRLTAFGAQSKYNLNVDEVSVAGQGALMALLEKRKKQLESEGLFAPERKKPLPYLPQIIGVVTSPSGAVIRDILHRLRDRFPRKVLIWPVAVQGANCAPEVARAIEGFNQLTPGGALPRPDLIIVARGGGSIEDLWGFNEEIVARAAAASDIPLISAVGHETDTTLIDFVSDQRAPTPTAAAELAVPVRMELLAWTEEQAARLSRAATDAVQRRTQRLRDLSRALPRPDSLLNTPRQRLDLIADRLTPALIRGVQNRRLQVVELSAHLRPSTLRSLISTRQESLRNLSSRLSLRPIQREIDQQRQNLDRLRDRMHTAQTTRLDRLKQQLEATDRLRETLSYKATLDRGYAVVRAEGNVITTKVQAAKQTALEIEFADGVLSTGPGAKSPSKKPRPDTPDQGSLF; this is encoded by the coding sequence ATGTCCGACCTGCTTGATGACCCGATTCCGGGCCAAAACACCCCTGAATACACAGTGTCCGAAATTTCGGGTGAGGTGAAACGGACGCTCGAAGGCTCATTCGGCCGAATCCGCGTGCGCGGTGAGGTTGGGCGCGTGTTCAAAGCCCGATCCGGGCATCTTTATTACGACATCAAGGACGACCGGAACGTTTTGGCCTGCACCACGTGGAAAGGTCAGATTTCCGGCCTGTCCGTTGTGCCCGAAGAAGGGTTGGAGGTCGTCGTCACCGGCCGCCTTACCGCTTTTGGGGCGCAATCCAAATACAACCTGAACGTCGATGAGGTTTCTGTCGCGGGTCAGGGCGCGCTCATGGCGCTGCTGGAGAAGCGCAAGAAACAACTGGAATCCGAAGGTCTGTTCGCACCTGAACGCAAGAAACCCCTGCCGTACCTGCCGCAGATCATTGGCGTTGTGACATCCCCTTCCGGTGCCGTGATCCGCGACATTCTGCATCGGCTCAGGGACAGGTTCCCGCGCAAGGTGCTGATCTGGCCTGTGGCGGTTCAAGGGGCCAACTGCGCCCCCGAGGTCGCCCGCGCCATCGAAGGCTTCAACCAACTGACACCCGGCGGCGCGTTGCCGCGGCCCGACCTGATCATCGTCGCCCGTGGCGGCGGATCGATCGAAGACCTCTGGGGCTTCAATGAAGAGATCGTCGCCCGCGCCGCAGCCGCGTCGGACATACCGTTGATCTCGGCCGTTGGGCATGAAACCGACACCACCCTGATTGATTTCGTGTCGGACCAGCGCGCGCCGACGCCCACCGCGGCCGCCGAACTGGCCGTTCCGGTGCGCATGGAACTGCTTGCCTGGACCGAAGAGCAAGCCGCGCGCCTGTCCCGCGCGGCAACGGATGCCGTTCAACGCCGAACGCAAAGGCTGCGCGATCTGTCCCGCGCCCTGCCGCGCCCGGACAGCCTGTTGAACACACCGAGACAACGCCTTGATTTGATTGCAGATCGGCTCACACCCGCCTTGATCCGCGGGGTTCAGAACCGTCGCCTGCAAGTGGTGGAATTGTCTGCTCATCTGCGCCCCTCGACCCTGCGAAGTTTGATATCGACGCGACAGGAATCGCTGCGCAACCTGTCATCGCGCCTGTCCTTGCGACCGATCCAAAGAGAAATCGACCAGCAGCGGCAAAACCTCGATCGTTTGCGCGATCGAATGCACACGGCCCAAACCACGCGACTGGACCGCCTCAAACAGCAACTCGAAGCGACGGACCGCCTGCGCGAGACGCTGAGCTACAAAGCCACTTTGGACCGCGGATACGCAGTCGTCCGGGCCGAAGGGAATGTGATCACCACCAAGGTTCAGGCCGCCAAACAAACGGCGCTCGAGATCGAATTCGCCGATGGTGTTCTCAGCACCGGCCCGGGCGCGAAATCACCCTCGAAGAAACCCAGGCCGGACACCCCGGATCAGGGATCACTGTTCTAA
- a CDS encoding Do family serine endopeptidase yields MSTRRAQVQAKARSVSVRWDEVSVWMRLMWLAFAGSLLLLAQSVAAQAKSESLAPLAEEISPAVVNITTSTLIEGQTGPQGIVPEGSPFEDFFREFQDRNGDNGDNAPRRSNALGSGFVISEDGFIVTNNHVIAEADEILVEFFPGDGQPKKELVAKVIGTDEKTDIALLKVEASGPLKYVKFGDSDVARVGDWVIAMGNPLGQGFSVSAGIVSARNRALSGTYDDYIQTDAAINRGNSGGPLFNMDGEVIGVNTAILSPNGGSIGIGFSMASNVVVKVVDQLRKYGETRRGWLGVRIQDVTEDMAEAMGLEKPGGALISDVPDGPAKEAGLKAGDVILSFDGVEVEDTRGLVRQVGEAEVGKSVRVVVHRDGGTQTVLVTLGRREDAERADTGEEEPQEAPIEENADILGLTISPLTDTLRADLGLDGDADGLVITDVDEASEAYAKGMRAGDLITEAGQQKVETIGDLEARMEESREAGRKSLLLLVRRGGDPRFVALSLEN; encoded by the coding sequence ATGTCGACAAGGAGAGCTCAAGTGCAGGCGAAAGCGCGCAGTGTATCCGTCCGGTGGGACGAAGTGAGTGTTTGGATGCGGCTGATGTGGCTGGCTTTTGCAGGTTCACTGCTGTTGCTGGCGCAATCGGTTGCAGCGCAGGCCAAAAGTGAAAGTCTGGCACCGCTGGCCGAGGAAATCAGCCCGGCGGTAGTGAACATTACCACCAGCACTTTGATCGAAGGCCAGACTGGACCGCAAGGTATTGTTCCTGAAGGCTCTCCGTTCGAGGATTTCTTTCGCGAGTTTCAGGATCGCAACGGTGACAACGGTGACAACGCGCCGCGCAGAAGTAACGCGCTGGGATCTGGGTTCGTGATCTCGGAAGATGGCTTTATCGTCACAAATAATCATGTGATTGCCGAAGCCGATGAGATACTTGTGGAATTCTTCCCCGGCGATGGCCAACCCAAGAAAGAGCTTGTGGCCAAGGTTATCGGAACGGATGAGAAAACCGATATCGCGCTGCTCAAGGTCGAGGCTTCGGGCCCACTGAAATACGTGAAATTCGGCGACAGCGACGTAGCGCGTGTGGGTGACTGGGTTATCGCCATGGGCAACCCGCTTGGGCAAGGCTTTTCGGTATCGGCAGGGATCGTTTCAGCCCGCAACCGAGCGCTGAGCGGAACCTATGACGATTACATTCAAACGGACGCGGCGATCAACCGGGGCAACTCGGGCGGGCCGCTGTTCAACATGGACGGCGAAGTGATCGGTGTGAACACCGCAATTCTGTCGCCCAACGGCGGTTCGATCGGCATTGGTTTCTCGATGGCGTCGAATGTTGTCGTAAAGGTCGTGGATCAACTGCGCAAATATGGCGAGACCCGCCGCGGGTGGTTGGGCGTCCGTATTCAGGACGTAACCGAGGACATGGCCGAGGCTATGGGCCTGGAAAAGCCGGGCGGGGCGCTGATCAGCGATGTACCGGATGGCCCCGCCAAGGAAGCTGGGTTGAAGGCGGGTGACGTGATCCTCAGCTTTGATGGCGTCGAGGTGGAAGACACGCGAGGTCTGGTGCGTCAGGTCGGTGAAGCAGAAGTTGGCAAGTCGGTCAGAGTGGTCGTGCACCGCGACGGCGGAACCCAGACCGTACTTGTGACACTGGGGCGTCGGGAAGATGCGGAACGCGCTGACACTGGCGAGGAGGAACCGCAGGAAGCTCCGATCGAAGAGAACGCGGATATTCTGGGCCTGACGATTTCCCCCCTGACCGATACGCTGCGTGCAGATTTGGGTCTGGATGGTGATGCAGACGGCCTTGTGATTACAGATGTCGATGAAGCATCTGAGGCGTATGCCAAGGGAATGCGGGCAGGTGATCTGATCACCGAAGCAGGCCAGCAAAAGGTGGAAACCATCGGAGATCTTGAAGCCCGCATGGAAGAATCGCGCGAAGCTGGTCGCAAGTCTCTGCTGCTGTTGGTGCGCAGGGGCGGCGATCCGCGTTTTGTGGCGCTGAGCCTCGAGAACTGA
- a CDS encoding lysoplasmalogenase, whose translation MTTLMFWIAFGCALGYLPLTSRPAGSLRTVLKTASVALLAVTAIMNGGPWLLVLALALCATGDALLSRETDATFMTGIAAFAAGHLAYIALFLTLPISSAGLILSAPAIVWSLIILGIIMATLLAPRAGDLKGPVLAYIPIILGMGITVLALPDAGPLRWTFPAAMAFIASDLILATEKFLLPRHHPALKVTPYLVWPLYWGAQLGFVLAFA comes from the coding sequence ATGACAACCCTAATGTTCTGGATCGCCTTTGGCTGTGCCCTTGGGTACCTGCCACTGACCTCCCGGCCCGCCGGTTCTTTGCGCACTGTACTGAAAACCGCATCGGTCGCCCTATTGGCGGTCACGGCCATCATGAACGGTGGGCCTTGGCTCTTGGTTCTTGCGCTTGCTCTTTGTGCGACAGGCGACGCGCTGCTGTCGCGCGAAACAGATGCCACCTTCATGACGGGCATCGCCGCATTTGCCGCCGGGCATCTGGCCTATATCGCTCTGTTCCTGACATTGCCGATCAGTTCTGCCGGGCTGATCCTCAGCGCGCCTGCGATTGTATGGTCCTTGATCATTCTGGGCATCATCATGGCCACATTGCTTGCGCCCCGCGCCGGAGACCTGAAGGGGCCCGTTCTGGCCTATATCCCCATCATTCTTGGCATGGGGATCACGGTGCTGGCACTGCCGGATGCCGGTCCCCTTCGGTGGACCTTTCCCGCCGCAATGGCCTTCATCGCGTCAGATCTGATCCTCGCAACCGAGAAGTTCCTGCTGCCGCGGCACCATCCGGCCCTCAAGGTGACGCCCTATCTTGTGTGGCCCCTTTACTGGGGTGCTCAGCTTGGCTTTGTCCTTGCGTTTGCGTGA
- a CDS encoding inner membrane-spanning protein YciB: MTGKKDINPFLKQVLELGPPLAFFFIYLRLRDDSFLIGGIEYSGFIIATIIFVPLMLGAMGILWYLTGKLSRMQIFTAIMVIFFGGLTAWFNDERFFKMKTTLVYGLFALILGIGLMQKKSYLAYVLDEMLPMKHEGWMILTRRLCACFAVLAAANEFVWRTMSTDLWVKIETFGFPIALMAFLMLQFSILQRYMDDPEQK, from the coding sequence ATGACAGGCAAAAAAGACATCAACCCGTTTCTGAAACAGGTTCTGGAACTTGGCCCCCCGCTGGCCTTCTTCTTCATCTACCTGCGCCTGCGCGACGACAGCTTTCTGATCGGCGGCATCGAGTATTCCGGCTTTATTATCGCCACGATTATCTTTGTCCCCCTGATGCTGGGGGCAATGGGTATCCTATGGTATTTGACCGGCAAACTCAGCCGGATGCAGATCTTCACGGCCATCATGGTGATTTTCTTCGGCGGTCTCACAGCCTGGTTCAACGACGAGCGGTTCTTCAAGATGAAAACCACACTTGTCTATGGTCTGTTTGCCCTGATCCTCGGCATCGGTCTGATGCAAAAGAAATCCTACCTGGCCTATGTTCTGGACGAAATGCTGCCGATGAAACACGAAGGCTGGATGATACTCACGCGCCGTCTGTGTGCTTGTTTCGCCGTTCTGGCCGCCGCAAACGAATTCGTCTGGCGCACCATGTCGACGGATCTGTGGGTCAAGATCGAGACCTTCGGCTTTCCCATCGCGCTGATGGCCTTCCTGATGCTTCAGTTCAGCATTCTGCAACGCTATATGGACGATCCCGAGCAGAAATAG
- a CDS encoding DUF2065 domain-containing protein, with translation MGMILLAFGLVLIVEGLAYALAPSLIERMLEALRDMPEQARRLVGLLCVISGLVLLWGAQQLGF, from the coding sequence ATGGGTATGATCCTTCTGGCTTTCGGGCTGGTACTGATTGTCGAGGGGCTGGCCTATGCGCTGGCCCCTTCGCTTATAGAGCGGATGCTTGAAGCCTTGCGGGACATGCCAGAGCAAGCCCGGCGCCTGGTCGGATTGCTATGCGTGATCAGCGGTTTGGTCCTGCTTTGGGGCGCGCAACAATTGGGATTTTGA
- a CDS encoding Crp/Fnr family transcriptional regulator, which produces MTAFPTSGFLAEASDGLREMLSAQATEISLSQGEILFEQGDEGDSLYAILEGTLEVSFLAMSGRKLTLTLMRPGEVFGEIALFDNGPRTATIAAAEKSRVLRVRRNDVMNQIRQQPDLAVDMIRLAGLRMRWMGLQLNEQVFLPMPIRLARKLLHLSSLQDDPTARITLSQSELAEFVGATREAVSKTISIWKRDNMVEASRGGLLIQDFEALRELADSDLI; this is translated from the coding sequence ATGACGGCCTTTCCCACCAGCGGCTTCCTTGCCGAAGCTTCCGACGGGCTCAGAGAAATGCTTTCGGCGCAGGCGACCGAAATATCTCTGTCCCAAGGTGAAATACTTTTTGAACAAGGTGACGAGGGCGACTCTCTCTATGCCATTTTGGAAGGCACGTTAGAGGTTTCCTTTCTGGCAATGAGCGGCCGCAAACTGACACTTACCTTGATGCGCCCCGGCGAAGTCTTCGGTGAAATCGCGTTGTTCGACAATGGTCCGCGTACGGCCACCATTGCGGCGGCCGAAAAGTCGCGTGTACTGCGTGTGCGCCGCAACGACGTTATGAACCAGATCAGGCAACAGCCTGATCTGGCCGTGGATATGATCCGTCTGGCCGGATTGCGGATGCGATGGATGGGATTGCAATTGAACGAGCAGGTCTTTCTGCCCATGCCTATTCGGCTGGCCCGCAAGCTGCTGCACCTGTCCAGTTTACAGGACGACCCGACCGCGCGCATCACCCTGTCGCAGAGCGAACTGGCCGAATTTGTCGGTGCCACACGCGAGGCAGTATCCAAAACCATCTCGATCTGGAAACGCGACAACATGGTCGAAGCCTCTCGAGGTGGTTTGCTGATCCAAGACTTTGAAGCCCTGCGAGAATTGGCTGATTCAGATCTTATTTGA
- the hflC gene encoding protease modulator HflC — MRKATFILPIVFIAIVGVLSSIFIVDERERALVLQFGRVVAVKEEPGLAFKIPLIQEVVRYDDRILSIDVQPLEVTPLDDRRLVVDAFARYRISDLEQFRQAVGVGGIPVAEDRLDRILRAETREVLGSVSSRDILSSDRAALMLRIRNSAIAEARALGVNVIDVRLKATDLPQANLEATFDRMKAEREREATDERARGNEAAQRVRAQADRTVVELVSDARREAEIIRGEADAERNAIFAEAYGADPEFFEFYRSLTAYENALQGGNSSLILSPDSEFFNYLASPTGRRAPAAAASE, encoded by the coding sequence ATGCGTAAAGCGACCTTTATTCTGCCGATCGTTTTCATCGCGATTGTTGGTGTACTGTCTTCGATCTTTATCGTGGATGAACGTGAGCGCGCGTTGGTTCTGCAATTTGGCCGCGTTGTTGCGGTCAAGGAAGAGCCGGGTCTGGCGTTCAAGATCCCGCTGATTCAGGAAGTTGTCCGCTATGACGACCGGATCCTGTCCATCGACGTTCAGCCGTTGGAGGTTACGCCTCTGGATGATCGCCGACTGGTGGTTGATGCCTTCGCCCGCTATCGGATTTCTGATCTGGAACAGTTCCGTCAGGCCGTTGGTGTGGGTGGTATTCCGGTCGCCGAAGACCGTCTGGATCGTATCCTGCGCGCTGAAACCCGCGAAGTACTGGGTTCGGTGTCCTCGCGTGACATCCTCAGTTCAGACCGTGCCGCGCTGATGCTGCGCATCCGCAACAGCGCGATTGCCGAGGCACGTGCGCTGGGCGTCAACGTGATCGACGTGCGCCTGAAGGCAACCGACCTGCCGCAGGCGAACCTTGAGGCAACCTTCGACCGGATGAAGGCTGAACGTGAACGTGAGGCGACCGACGAGCGCGCCCGCGGTAACGAAGCTGCACAACGTGTTCGCGCGCAGGCAGACCGTACCGTGGTCGAACTGGTCTCGGATGCCCGTCGTGAGGCGGAAATCATCCGCGGTGAAGCTGACGCCGAACGCAACGCGATCTTTGCCGAAGCGTATGGTGCAGACCCGGAGTTCTTCGAGTTCTACCGTTCGCTGACCGCGTATGAAAATGCGCTGCAAGGTGGTAATAGCTCATTGATACTGAGCCCGGATTCCGAGTTTTTCAACTACCTCGCTTCGCCAACCGGACGGCGGGCACCGGCGGCTGCGGCGTCTGAATAA
- a CDS encoding glutathione binding-like protein, translating into MTIADAQLSENAFLCGSCLTLADIQLGHILYRYYDIDISRASLRSLRRYHEGLTDRTAYQTHVMIDYDELRAN; encoded by the coding sequence GTGACAATCGCCGATGCGCAACTTTCTGAAAACGCTTTCCTGTGCGGTTCCTGCCTGACTTTGGCCGATATCCAGTTGGGACACATACTCTATCGCTACTATGACATCGATATTTCGCGCGCATCACTGCGCAGTTTGCGCCGCTATCATGAAGGGTTGACGGACAGGACGGCTTACCAAACCCATGTTATGATCGATTATGATGAGCTGCGCGCCAACTGA